One segment of Gammaproteobacteria bacterium DNA contains the following:
- a CDS encoding SEL1-like repeat protein, producing the protein MDFVKSLAELGDKEYQYDLGLYYERGIEIEQNYSLAAYWYEQSASQGLTDSVVRLAGLYLKGLGVEKDPQKAIALFEQVAAKGNTEAKLTLGYIFLKGEEVDIDYGRAIDWFEPLALDGDVTAQSELGGLYLVKSNPLADVSKGLYWTRRAADEGSAQAQGALGTAYMNGDGVEQSYKQAYYWLNQSADQGYSVAQTNLAYIYFHGLGTEENLEQAFHWFTKAAVQGQIEAQTSLAMLYREGLGVKQDFLKAAYWYEKAASADDSAGKTGLGIMYLTGLGVEKDYARALKLLTSAAKQDVAIAQAHLARMYYDGLGVEKDLDAALFWAQSAASEGMAIAYMIIGFSYRDGVVVEKNEKMSEAWLLNAAYEGEFRAQWELHNAYLAKSESTETAYWCEELASLGIQEFQTDIGTYYLNGTGVDIDYDLAYYWSKQAAQNGSMPAQANLGIMYMFGLGVEKDLELGKAFLDNVAKSNDPVALKQIDKFNEIYEVSHGVADELVETYRRKIKTGYSDAQL; encoded by the coding sequence GTGGATTTTGTTAAATCGTTGGCTGAACTGGGAGACAAAGAGTATCAGTACGATCTGGGCCTATACTATGAAAGAGGTATTGAGATCGAACAGAATTATTCGCTAGCCGCCTACTGGTATGAACAATCGGCGAGTCAGGGCTTAACTGATAGTGTGGTGCGTCTTGCCGGTCTTTATCTAAAAGGTTTAGGGGTCGAAAAAGACCCGCAAAAAGCGATAGCGCTGTTTGAACAAGTGGCGGCGAAAGGAAATACAGAGGCGAAACTGACCTTAGGTTATATTTTTCTTAAGGGCGAGGAGGTTGATATTGACTATGGTAGGGCTATTGATTGGTTTGAGCCTTTGGCACTTGACGGCGACGTAACCGCACAAAGTGAACTTGGCGGTCTGTATCTTGTAAAAAGTAATCCACTCGCCGATGTTTCGAAAGGATTGTATTGGACGCGTAGGGCAGCAGATGAAGGTAGTGCTCAGGCACAAGGCGCATTAGGTACTGCCTACATGAATGGTGACGGTGTTGAGCAAAGTTACAAGCAAGCCTATTACTGGCTGAACCAATCTGCCGACCAGGGTTATAGCGTCGCGCAGACAAATCTCGCTTATATCTATTTTCACGGTCTGGGCACCGAGGAAAATCTTGAGCAGGCTTTTCACTGGTTCACTAAGGCTGCTGTGCAAGGGCAGATTGAAGCACAAACCTCTCTCGCTATGCTTTATCGTGAAGGTCTTGGTGTAAAACAGGATTTTTTAAAAGCAGCCTACTGGTATGAAAAGGCCGCTTCTGCTGACGACTCCGCCGGTAAAACAGGTCTGGGTATTATGTACTTGACGGGACTTGGCGTCGAAAAAGATTATGCGCGTGCCCTTAAGCTACTTACATCAGCTGCAAAACAAGATGTCGCAATCGCACAAGCGCATTTGGCGCGTATGTACTACGATGGACTGGGTGTGGAAAAAGATTTAGATGCGGCACTATTTTGGGCGCAAAGTGCGGCGTCGGAAGGTATGGCTATCGCTTACATGATAATAGGGTTTTCCTATCGTGATGGTGTGGTAGTGGAAAAAAATGAAAAAATGAGCGAAGCCTGGTTGTTAAATGCCGCGTATGAGGGAGAATTTCGCGCACAATGGGAGCTACATAATGCATATCTGGCGAAAAGTGAGTCGACGGAAACCGCGTATTGGTGCGAGGAATTGGCATCTCTAGGTATTCAGGAATTTCAAACTGATATTGGCACCTACTACCTTAACGGAACGGGCGTAGATATTGACTATGACTTGGCCTATTACTGGTCCAAGCAGGCTGCTCAAAATGGTTCAATGCCAGCACAGGCAAACCTTGGCATTATGTATATGTTTGGACTAGGCGTGGAAAAAGATCTGGAATTAGGCAAGGCGTTTCTAGACAATGTAGCTAAAAGCAATGACCCTGTCGCTCTCAAACAAATCGACAAGTTTAACGAAATTTATGAGGTCTCACATGGAGTGGCAGACGAGCTTGTTGAAACATACCGACGTAAAATAAAAACAGGTTATTCTGACGCGCAACTCTAA
- a CDS encoding nitroreductase family protein, with product MKHSVIDDLMWRYTSKKYDPARKVSEENLNILFEAMRLSASSINSQPWKFIVIESDDAKKRMYETFSEKHQYNRAHVFDSSQIILFAHNPYYTRENFSKVVDKYIEDGRIKPEARESAFNSYRFADWNTDATGFNGAWTKAQTYIALGNTLHTLARLKIDSTSLEGIDTVKVNLEFEKELAGYRCEVALAIGYHHPEEDFNYKLPKSRLAMNEILLRI from the coding sequence ATGAAACATTCAGTAATCGATGATTTAATGTGGCGCTATACAAGCAAAAAATATGATCCTGCGCGCAAGGTATCTGAAGAAAACCTCAATATCCTATTCGAGGCGATGCGTCTCTCTGCATCTTCGATAAATTCTCAACCATGGAAATTTATCGTTATCGAGAGTGATGATGCCAAAAAGCGTATGTATGAAACCTTTTCCGAAAAACATCAATATAATCGGGCTCATGTTTTCGATAGTTCGCAGATTATTCTCTTCGCGCACAATCCGTACTATACGCGCGAAAACTTTTCCAAAGTTGTAGACAAATATATTGAAGACGGCCGAATAAAGCCCGAGGCGCGTGAGTCGGCATTTAATTCATATCGATTTGCCGACTGGAATACCGATGCTACCGGGTTTAACGGCGCCTGGACAAAGGCGCAGACCTATATTGCGCTGGGAAATACCTTGCATACACTGGCTCGTCTGAAGATTGATTCAACTTCTTTGGAAGGAATCGATACGGTTAAAGTCAATTTGGAATTCGAAAAAGAACTTGCCGGGTATCGTTGCGAAGTTGCGCTTGCTATTGGCTATCATCATCCTGAAGAGGACTTTAATTATAAACTGCCTAAGTCCAGACTGGCGATGAATGAAATACTGCTTCGGATTTAG
- a CDS encoding LysR substrate-binding domain-containing protein, whose product MLRVSVRQLQAFDSVARHLSFTRAAEELFVTQSTISLQIKHLSESLGIPLFEQVGKKLYLTAPGKLFYEHCRKLLTDLGEIEREVAEYKNEPQGMLCIAGNITSQYFLPRIFGEFYKAYPNIDINLTVARRPIVTERLENNADDLYVFGRIPTDLDVKVISLVENPLVVIAPRDHPLAKEKNISLARLMKEPFIVREPGSTTLKEIQRFCEEKNIRLNTRMTLGGNEAIKQAVIGGLGLSVLSRFAVPLELKLGLLTELDVEGFPIMKEWYLAYAAGKRLSPAARAFVDFAKSDGRRIAYSCLSPSLPFENREQTAVA is encoded by the coding sequence ATGTTGAGAGTTAGTGTTCGCCAATTACAGGCATTTGATTCTGTCGCGCGGCATTTGAGTTTTACACGTGCGGCAGAGGAATTATTTGTTACTCAATCTACGATCTCGCTACAGATAAAACATCTTTCCGAAAGTCTCGGTATTCCTCTTTTTGAGCAAGTAGGCAAAAAATTGTATCTCACGGCGCCGGGTAAACTCTTTTACGAGCATTGTCGCAAACTGCTGACAGATCTCGGTGAAATTGAACGGGAAGTTGCCGAGTACAAGAATGAGCCGCAAGGTATGTTATGTATTGCCGGAAATATCACCTCGCAATATTTTCTGCCGCGAATTTTTGGAGAATTCTACAAAGCCTACCCGAATATCGACATTAATTTAACCGTTGCAAGACGTCCGATTGTTACAGAGCGACTGGAAAACAACGCCGATGATCTCTATGTGTTTGGGCGCATACCTACAGATTTAGACGTTAAGGTAATCTCTCTTGTCGAAAATCCATTGGTAGTAATCGCACCGCGCGATCATCCGCTAGCAAAAGAAAAAAATATTTCTTTGGCAAGACTGATGAAAGAGCCATTTATTGTCCGTGAGCCAGGTTCCACGACACTGAAAGAGATACAACGTTTCTGTGAAGAAAAAAATATCCGTCTAAACACGCGTATGACGCTCGGTGGCAATGAAGCAATTAAGCAAGCGGTAATTGGTGGGCTGGGCCTGAGTGTGTTGTCTCGTTTTGCGGTGCCCTTGGAGTTAAAGCTTGGACTGCTGACTGAATTGGATGTTGAAGGCTTTCCGATAATGAAAGAGTGGTATCTGGCCTATGCGGCAGGTAAAAGACTGTCTCCCGCTGCGCGTGCCTTCGTTGACTTTGCCAAGAGTGATGGCAGAAGAATCGCTTATAGTTGTCTTTCACCAAGCTTGCCGTTTGAAAACCGCGAACAGACAGCAGTCGCGTAG